A window of Candidatus Hydrogenedentota bacterium genomic DNA:
CAGCGTGACTCTGACCCGCATGGACGAGAAGGCGGAGCTGATGCTGGCCATGCCGAAGGTGCGGGTGCTCGGGGTGGTGGATGACCCGACCAAAGAACAGACGTATATTCTCATGCGGCTGATAGACCGCGCCACGCAGCAGTTCGAAAGCCGCCATGTCCGCGTCGGCGAAGAAGTGGACAGCCTCAAGGTACTCGGCATCGTGGGCAACAACACGGCGGTCCGGTTCGCCTATACGAAGATCCCCGACCTCGAGTTCGAGGTCGAAGTCTTCAAGTAGGCGCGGATGCGTCCTCATCGCGCGACACCGGAGCACCGGCGCTCGCGGTCCAATGCCGCGGACAGCATGCGTATTGCGTGCGCAACCTTCGTGGAGGCGCCAGCGGCATGAACCGGCGTACTTTTTTGTTGGAGAGCGGCGCGGCGTGCGCGATGCTCTGGGGGACCGGTACGAGGCGCGCGTGGGGCGCCGAGGCCCGTTTCAGGACCATTACGTACAATCTGCGCGAATGCACAGGCTGGGGTCTGCGCAAGGAGCAGCAGGAACGGCTCGCGCGCCTGCGGCCGCAGCTTCCGGAACGCACGGCGCTCGAACTGGCGCTGTATGACGCGGGCGTGGTCACGCTCATCGAGGCGCCGCCGGAAGACGTGGTGGCACATATGGCGCGGACACTCGGCATGGAATACCGGCACGCAAACGACGCTTCGCCCGGCGCCGTGCTGACACGGTGCAATATCCTCGATTGGAATCCGATGCCGGAGGGCGATGCCGCGCCATACACGAGGGAGCAACGGCCGAAGCACTGCGCGCGCGCTGTGCTCGAAACCGCGCTGGGGCCGGTCATCCTGTACAGCATCCACTTCACGGCGCGCAACGAGGAGCGGCGTCTGCGGGAATTGGCGACATCCCTCAATGTGATGAAGGACGATATTGCGTCGGGACAATCGCTCGTGGTCCAGGGCGACCTGAATCATTCGCAGCAGGCACCCGAGTACGCGCGCTGGGTGGACGCCGGCCTTCAGGACGTGTTCCGGCTCAAGGGCGCGGGGATAGCGCAGACGTTGGGCGCCGCGAAGCCTGCCATGCGCATCGACTACATCTGGGTGCATGGCCCGCTGGCCGCGCAATTGCAGGAATGCCGGGTCTTATTCGAAGGCGCGTTCCGCACCAATCCCGAAGACCCGGGCTCCGTCGGGTTGAGCGACCATCTCCCGCTGATGGCAACGTTCGGCGCACCTTGAACAGCGGGCACATCAATCGCATGTCGAGCACGCGAAGCATCGAAGAGCAGAAGACTTCCAAAGGGACTCCTTCGAATCTCTGCGCCCTTTGCGCATCTGTGTTGTATGTTGCTGAT
This region includes:
- a CDS encoding endonuclease/exonuclease/phosphatase family protein — encoded protein: MNRRTFLLESGAACAMLWGTGTRRAWGAEARFRTITYNLRECTGWGLRKEQQERLARLRPQLPERTALELALYDAGVVTLIEAPPEDVVAHMARTLGMEYRHANDASPGAVLTRCNILDWNPMPEGDAAPYTREQRPKHCARAVLETALGPVILYSIHFTARNEERRLRELATSLNVMKDDIASGQSLVVQGDLNHSQQAPEYARWVDAGLQDVFRLKGAGIAQTLGAAKPAMRIDYIWVHGPLAAQLQECRVLFEGAFRTNPEDPGSVGLSDHLPLMATFGAP